A genomic region of Labrys wisconsinensis contains the following coding sequences:
- a CDS encoding RNA polymerase sigma factor encodes MAPAIRSGLTLCAMAEPEQNALPRDEAAPTASPHDGAEAIDGDPDLISRAVAGDRRAFEALVRRHYDRIHRVAWRQTGSIHEAEDIAQDVLCRLLERLGDFRGESRFTTWLIGVTINACRDHRRRRGGFLRMREAFAAMASLADRPDGRDLYRRSWLSSLLGALKPDLRETVVLVAGEALSHAEAARELGISEQTVAWRMHQARKQLKQYRSGADNAHRKEIRDER; translated from the coding sequence CCCGCGATCCGGAGCGGGCTCACGCTCTGTGCCATGGCCGAACCGGAGCAGAACGCCTTGCCGCGCGACGAAGCGGCGCCGACAGCCAGTCCGCACGACGGCGCCGAGGCGATCGACGGCGATCCCGATCTGATCTCGCGCGCCGTAGCGGGTGACCGCCGCGCTTTCGAAGCCCTGGTGCGCCGCCACTATGACCGCATTCATCGGGTAGCCTGGCGCCAGACGGGCTCGATCCACGAGGCGGAGGACATCGCGCAGGACGTGTTGTGCCGGCTGCTGGAACGCCTGGGCGATTTCCGCGGCGAATCCCGCTTCACCACCTGGCTGATCGGCGTGACCATCAATGCCTGCCGCGACCATCGCCGCCGGCGCGGTGGCTTTCTGCGGATGCGCGAGGCCTTCGCGGCCATGGCCAGCCTCGCCGACCGGCCCGACGGCCGCGACCTCTACCGTCGCAGCTGGCTGAGCAGCCTGCTCGGCGCCCTCAAGCCGGATCTGCGTGAGACCGTGGTGCTCGTGGCCGGCGAAGCCCTCAGCCATGCCGAAGCAGCGCGCGAGCTCGGCATCTCGGAGCAGACCGTCGCCTGGCGCATGCACCAGGCCCGCAAGCAGCTGAAGCAGTACCGCTCCGGCGCCGACAACGCCCACCGCAAGGAGATCCGCGATGAGCGTTGA
- a CDS encoding vWA domain-containing protein: MSVETPIDLPTPPIPHPAAREAAVTRAMAAFDANSRAAPVRARQAARQDVPSRRLTGRPGLRAALAASVALLVGVPIALQMRHDAIKPDATAPSPDIAAWDGKPVTLPLPIPRIGENRIVGETRAAIQPPAKAKQVAASPFRLSSGETFGGGFPAEVASPNQAASISREGDAALLPLGRDHFANAPVNGFQSVRDAPLSTFSADVDTASYAFVRASLNRDVLPPPDAVRTEELVNYFPYDYAPPTSAAEPFRTDVALVPNPWSQGHKILRIGIKGYEIRSPELPPANLVFLIDTSGSMDEPAKLPLLRQSLALLVRQLRPVDRVAIVAYAGSAGTVLEPTPASEKGRILAALDRLSAGGSTAGGEGIRQAYALAEAHFDPKAVNRVMLATDGDFNVGITDIGELKGFVERKRAKGIFLSVLGFGMGDYNDALMQALAQNGNGVAAYIDTLGEARKVLVEEASSSLFPIAKDVKIQVEFNPAKVAEYRLIGYETRLLRREDFNNDRVDAGEVGSGHSVTALYDVVPVGGPATVDESRYQPARPAASPVQAAALSQEYAFVKLRYKLPGEDTSALLTTPVGPAAEFTSIEAAPADARFAVAVAGFGELLRGGRHTGGLTYDQVLQLALGARGDDPYGYRAEFANLVRAASTAAGLPAQQP, translated from the coding sequence ATGAGCGTTGAGACCCCCATCGACCTGCCGACGCCCCCCATTCCCCATCCCGCGGCGCGCGAGGCCGCCGTCACCCGCGCCATGGCGGCTTTCGATGCGAATAGTCGAGCAGCCCCTGTGCGGGCGAGGCAGGCGGCAAGGCAAGATGTGCCCTCGCGGCGCCTGACCGGCCGCCCCGGCCTGCGCGCCGCCCTGGCCGCCAGCGTTGCGCTGCTGGTCGGGGTTCCGATCGCCCTGCAGATGCGCCACGATGCGATCAAGCCCGATGCGACAGCTCCTTCCCCCGACATTGCTGCGTGGGACGGAAAGCCGGTGACGTTGCCGCTCCCAATTCCACGCATCGGCGAGAACCGCATTGTGGGAGAGACCAGGGCGGCGATCCAGCCGCCTGCCAAAGCCAAGCAGGTCGCTGCGTCGCCTTTCCGCTTGTCCAGTGGCGAGACCTTTGGAGGCGGCTTTCCGGCTGAGGTCGCCTCGCCCAATCAGGCGGCTTCCATCTCTCGCGAAGGGGACGCCGCGCTCCTCCCCCTCGGCCGGGACCATTTCGCCAATGCCCCCGTGAACGGCTTCCAATCCGTGCGGGACGCGCCGCTCTCGACCTTCTCGGCCGATGTCGACACCGCCTCCTATGCCTTCGTCCGCGCCTCGCTGAACCGCGACGTGCTGCCGCCGCCGGACGCCGTGCGGACGGAGGAGCTGGTGAACTACTTCCCCTATGACTATGCGCCGCCGACGAGTGCCGCCGAGCCGTTCCGCACCGACGTGGCACTGGTCCCCAATCCCTGGAGCCAGGGCCACAAGATCCTGCGCATCGGCATCAAGGGTTACGAGATCCGCAGCCCCGAGCTGCCGCCGGCCAATCTCGTGTTCCTGATCGACACGTCCGGCTCGATGGACGAGCCGGCCAAGCTGCCGCTGCTGCGCCAGTCTCTCGCGCTCCTGGTGCGGCAGTTGCGACCGGTCGACAGGGTGGCGATCGTCGCCTATGCCGGTAGCGCTGGCACGGTGCTGGAGCCGACGCCGGCCTCCGAGAAGGGGCGCATCCTCGCCGCTCTCGATCGCCTGTCGGCCGGCGGCTCGACCGCCGGCGGCGAGGGCATCCGGCAGGCCTACGCCCTGGCCGAGGCCCATTTCGACCCGAAGGCGGTCAATCGCGTCATGCTGGCGACCGACGGCGATTTCAATGTCGGCATCACCGACATCGGCGAGCTCAAGGGCTTTGTCGAGCGCAAGCGTGCGAAAGGCATCTTCCTGTCGGTGCTCGGCTTCGGCATGGGCGATTACAACGACGCGCTGATGCAGGCGCTCGCCCAGAACGGCAACGGCGTCGCCGCCTATATCGACACGCTCGGCGAGGCCCGAAAGGTGTTGGTCGAGGAGGCCTCGTCGTCGCTGTTCCCGATCGCCAAGGACGTCAAGATCCAGGTCGAGTTCAATCCGGCCAAGGTCGCCGAGTACCGGCTGATCGGCTACGAGACGCGCCTGCTGCGGCGCGAGGACTTCAACAATGATCGGGTCGATGCCGGCGAGGTCGGCTCCGGTCACAGCGTCACCGCTCTCTACGACGTCGTGCCGGTCGGCGGTCCGGCGACGGTCGACGAGAGCCGCTACCAGCCCGCCAGGCCGGCCGCGAGCCCGGTCCAGGCGGCAGCGCTGTCTCAGGAATATGCCTTCGTCAAGCTGCGCTACAAGCTGCCGGGCGAGGACACGAGCGCGCTCCTCACCACGCCGGTCGGCCCGGCGGCTGAATTCACCTCGATCGAGGCGGCGCCGGCGGATGCGCGCTTTGCGGTCGCCGTCGCCGGCTTCGGCGAGCTGCTGCGAGGTGGCCGCCATACCGGCGGCCTCACCTATGACCAGGTGCTGCAGCTGGCGCTCGGCGCGCGCGGCGACGACCCCTATGGCTATCGGGCCGAATTCGCCAACCTGGTGCGTGCCGCCAGCACCGCCGCAGGACTGCCGGCACAGCAGCCGTAG